In Myripristis murdjan chromosome 18, fMyrMur1.1, whole genome shotgun sequence, the sequence CTTCAACATCCTCGGATTTAATAGATGGCCAGTTGTGAATTTTGTCCATGTAAGCAGAAGCAATTTTATGTTCGTTTCCAAAATGCTCAGTAAGGAGTAATTTCGCTCTTTGGTATCCAATACTAGGAGGTAGGTGTTGACAACTCTTTACAAGGTCTCTTGGCTGCCCTCTGGTGTACTGTTCCAAAAATGTCAGGCAGTCACTTAAGTTGTTGGTTTTTCCCTCCACACAGTTTTCAAAAGTTCTCATAAAGGACTGAAACTGAAGAGGATCACCATCAAACACAGGGATACTTCTAGTTGGCAGTGCAGATGACAAATTTTGCTGAACTAACAATGCAGTGATGTCATTCTGTCTTTGCAAGATGTTTACAATATCATTGCCATTGTTATCATTGCCTGCTTGATTAAGATAAGATTCACGTCCTGTTTGTAAAGTGTCATGAACCACTGGTATTGTTGGTGCTTGAGTTTGACTTATAATTGGGCTGCTGTCAGTTTGTGTCATTATTGCTTGTCTCGGTCCAGCATTATAGGATTCACGTCCTGTGTGGTGAACATCATGAaccatttgtgttgtttttacttgGACATTAGGTCTGATGTTAGTTTGTGTTATTGCCACTTGTTTAGGCCTGACAGTGACAGCTTGAGCTTTAAGGTCATATTCATTCTGAATATCATTTGCATCACCCTTTTCTGGAACAAAATCATCAGCACGAGGATTcagctgtcttgttttttgAGCATTGTTTTGATTCCTTTCAAGATATGAGTTCATTCCATCAGATCCTTTAGAGCCACATTTTGAGTTGATTTCCAGCACATGAAGTTTTGCATTGGCTGCAGCCAGCTCCGTTTCCAAAGCCAAGcgttccttttcctttcttagttcctcctcctttgtttccaaaaaatgtttcctttttAATGCAGCCATGCGCTCCACAAGTGCTGCCTTCTCAGCTTCTGCTTTTATTCTTACAGATGAAGTGGTTGATGCTTTTGATAAGCGAGATTGTGATGTGGAATGATTCTccttttgacatgaaatgttcGAAGCACTATCATCAGGATTAATATCATCTGAAACCACACTCAGATCATCAGGAGGTTCACCATCATTGTTTAATTGCACATATGGGTGACCAGCATCAGATAACCAACACTTTACATTTTCAATGAAATCAGAAAACATCATCTTCTTTGCTTGAAAATATGTGGTTTGCCGTTCAACTTCATCTTCAGgcaaattcatatttaaaatggCTTCATGCATGTCACCAGCATCTTCACAACACTGAATAATTTTACTCAGATGAGATTGTACAGACTTCACATTGTCAATGGATTCCATCAAACCACGCAGTTGATCCATGTACCTTTTTGCTTCTTTGCATTTCCGAGACCTTTTTTCTTGACATGTTTTTATATAAAACGCCAAGCCTTTTGTTGTAAACTTGACGCTCCGTTTTACAGCGAACTCGGACCCAGTTTGAGCCTGGGCATTTAATACAACGTCGGACATTGTCTTCCTTATATCAAACCCCTTTTATTCTCCTTTAATTTCCACAGCTTTATTTGCAACAATCAGGAAAGCGGGGAAAACATTTGTGACTCAAATGTCAGTCAGCGGCAGtgattttatgaatgaatgaaggtcGCCCGGCGAGGCATTGTGCAATCACATGTGCGTCCTTCAAAGTCCGACAAACTTTCAAAACTCCCAATCTCCATCATGGCAATGAATCAATGACTCAAAACAGTGCAATTGTTAAGCCGTTTTCCAATACAGCCTTCAAAGAAAATGCTTTCACATACCGATGCTGTTGGAGAGTTTTGTGCATTGTCCGTAGGCCACCGACTCGTTGTTGATCAAAATAATCAGCATCCTCTTTGTTCCACGCTTCCACAAGATCCATCCACAAAAATGTTCACTTTAGGGAGGGTTTTTTACTTTTGTAGTGGCTATTTGTCTTAAACAAACGAAaaataacaaccaaaaaaataagaaaacttatcctaataaatcaaaacaatcaaACGACCACTGAGGCACTAAGGGAGTAAAATCACGCAGGGAGAGAAATGAGTCCATTGTCCAGGCAAAAGTCAGGATTTGGTAGTTTATTTCctttggaaaacaaaagcaatggCCTCTGCcacctctctttgtctctaATCCTGGTAAAAAACCATGACCCTTCCCCAGTGCCTAGCTCACCTGTCCCAGATTGCCCTCTTATAAATTAACTTGGCGTGCCCCGTTACctacaactttcaaaataaaagcataaacagTAATCTAAATCAGAATAGTGCTGATGGCCTAATGAAATTACTTAATGTGTAAAGTTAATATGTAATgtgtaaactaaactaaaggaataaatatttaaacagtattacaaaaataacaaatagctCCAACacctttaataataaaataaaaacaaaaaaaatgtttcgaGGTTAGCAGTTTGAATCTATTTTCAATATATACATctggcaaataataaaaataataataaaaaataaaaactaatacttgtgacagtttttatttatttatttaattatttatttatttatttatttattaaaaatgagaCGAGGTCAGATTAGATAAACTTCAAATAATTTCTCCGAACTAATCCAACTGATCTTTGAGCTTAAAATGGCTGACTCCACTTCCAGCAAATTAAAAATGCTTCCAGTGGAATTTTCCATTTAAGGGAGTGTAAAATTCCTACTTACCAACAACAAGCTCAACTATAGATTCTCTGTCCAGTGAAGGGATgaagcatctgtattttcctTCATCAGAGAGTTTCACTTCAGagagtttcagtgaaacgtctCCATTCGTCAGTTTGCCCAGGGACAGAGACGTTCTGCCATCGTAGGATGGATGTTTTTTATGCTCAAGCTCCCAACCGTGATACCACTGAAGGACAAATCTGTGGTCCAGGTCAGGTCTCGTCCACTCCACTATCATGTCAAAAGCATCCACAGCAGGTTCCAGGTGGCTCGGTaggatgatgtcatcaccaaCTATCGCCACTATTTGCTGAGGAGGACCAATCAGCTGAGACTGAGCTGGagaaaaataggatttttttcaaGGCCATGTCTTCCATGTCAGGAATGAGGTGAAACACAGATTATCGACATTAAGGATTAAAAAATGGTCCAGGTCAACATATGCAGTATACGTCCGGTGGGTGATGTATAAAATTCCATATTTTAGACATCAAGCTGCCTGAATATTCTGGTTTACTGAGCCTCAAGGCCCTCTGTGTGGTAACCAGTCCTTCAGGAAAGCTGACAGTGACAGATCATGTGACAACACAGTGTGAGCAGCAACCCCGTCTTTAATAAGCCTACATTTGTGCATTATTATATGGGTCCAACTTGGGACAGCTGGACTTTATTTGAACAAATGGATGACATGATATTCCACAAAGGGACAAGTGAGCAGCTGTTAATAACAAACAGTTGCTTGTACCAGAGTCAACTCTTGGGTATCTCCTAACAAAATGCCTCACATGCACGCCTCACATGCAAAACGCTAAGCTCTGTGCTGAAGAAAATTGACAAAAACTGAACCTTTATGTTGATCCAATGTTAATGCAGctctaaacaaaataattaacataTTTCAGAGGTTAAAGTGAAGTTCCTACACATGCAAAGTCACAAAGACATGTGACTTTTTCGCCTTTTACCATGTGTCTGTTTTGCATGCCATGAATGCCAAAAGATATGCAAAATTCTCATTTTCTTGTCTGATCAGTCCTGACCATCCTCTCATAGATTTGCAGTGCTTACCAATGAGGGAGACATGACCTCTGGTGATCTTTTCCTTCTCTGACAGCTTTGCAACAGCACAAGTGTACTTTCCTTGATCGCTCAGCTGTACATGGAGTAGTTTCAGTGACAGATTTCCTTTGACCAGGTCCTCATGGGAGAGGAttgttctgtgtctgtattGATGGTGCTGTTCATCATGATCATCCTGTCCGTTTCTGTAAAGGTGGACGTAGCTCTCGTTGTTTTTCCACTCCACTGTCAGAGATTGCAAATCTTTCGGGGGCTCGGTTTGACACGGCAGAGTAATGTTTTCGCCAACTACAGCCCTCACTTCCTCGGTAGAGTTAATCTCATAGTCTTGTCCTGGAGAAACAAGTTTGACataaaagcctttattagtCATCAGGGGAAAAACAGGGGGGAGTGAGTGATTATTAGGAGAATATCAGCCAATGATCAGCAAGGTCTTCTGTTTTAGCAGTGTGGGCAGCATGAGATATATCTGTTGAACCTGATGTGAGAATTTCATCAGATCAGTTGTGAACACGATGTCAGATGACtgacagcttcacacacaccttccagaTCATCATTAGACAAGGCCTGCATTAAGGAAAGCCTGTCCAGTGTGAAAACTGAGCTCGGCTGCAtgaaaacagcaatgcatttCCTCATAGACTATATCATGACATGTGCCAACTTGATCTCTGTGGCTTGATCTCTGTGGTGCAGGAGACATTCATTCTTTCGTTCATTCATCATAGGGCATTGCTTTACACATCGAGCTATAATCAGGTGATAATCAAGAGAATATCAGCCAATAAATatcaataatgaataaatatctTGGTATATATATTCAGATATGCAGtgtaaacattaatgtcaatccctGAATAGATTTTTTCTGATTAGGATCATTTACTTGTCTActtgatcagctctacatgacgtGAAATAGTAGTCattaatgcaaaaaacatcaatttcaGCCTTTGTTGCGCTTTTATGTTcccaccaatgtcaaaatcaaacctatGCCCTTGATTTGGGTCCAACTTGGGACAGCTGGACTTTATTTGAACGATTTGGATCACATGATATTCCACAAAAGGACTTTGCAGTACTTTGCAGATAAAATCTTCTTTTCAGGGTATGTtcccaaacacaaaacacatgccTGCCATGTTTGGGCTTGTACCCGATACAAATATTTTATCATACAAAGTTAAATTACATGACTGTCATCACAGCACAggcaatgcattttcaaagcgaGGTCCGGAGGCCCCCATGTAGCGTAAACAAATTATACTAATTAATCAATTCtcaattttatatatatgttgtAGTATTAatgcaaaacttaaaaaaatgtttttaggtCAGCAGTTTGAATATTATCAATGTATGCATCAAGGAACAAAAAACCTTTTCAATTCCACATCTGagagttttctctttttttcgtCTTTTTAATGAAACGAGTGGAATTTTCCATTTAACGGTttgtaaaagtgtaaaaatcCTCCAGAAAGTTCTGCCAGTGTcgtaaaaaagcaaaagagatgAGAAATGTGGAAAGGTGAGAGCCAGACTGCTGAAATAATAATTAGTATGTCGAGTAAAATCAAGGTTTCCATCACTTAAAGGTACACGGAAATATGATCATAAACCTGGCTTACCTGCGAGCGAGGCGCCAAGCGACAAACTCATCACCAAAATCCCGATTATGTTCCTCTTCATTATCAAATTAGTGCGCAGAATAGACGTTAAAGTTTTCAGATGGCTGGATGTGGTCGGCAGTTCAGAAGCTAAGTTAAAGTGTTCTCCCCCGGGGGACTTTTACTTTCGATTTGAGCGACACAACCAttcaggcccggactgtacatcgggagaaccgggagatctcccgaagcgccggcctgtcactggcctggtggcctgcgcgtgtttttttttcttcttcttcttcttctttgatgTTTAACGGCAGTTTGCATCCTTTCCGttgcattaccgccacctatCGGGGTAATTCAACCCCTACAATATTCCGTCCTTCATATTCTTTTAATCAGTCCAGTCCTCATTAAAAAGTTAATTAGTAACTTTCTCCCATTTCCACTTTCACCACCCtcaattattttctttaaacCTGTCCCTGTTATTCCATTTCTTTCCATTCCCTCCATCATGACCCTTCTTTCCTGTTCATATTTCCTGCATCTTATTAACACATGTTCtacatcttctttttctttacattgTTCACATAGCCCTGTTGGGTGCTTCCCTATCATGTGGAGAGTCCCATTAAGGTAACTGTGCCCAATACGCAGCCTTGTCATAACCACCTCCTCTCTTCTGTTTCCTCCCCTACTCCTTCCAGTCCCCACTCTTTTATATGTTTCATACAGTGATCTTCCTTTTGTCTCTTGATCCCATTGTTGCTGCCACTCTCTCATGCTTCCCTTCCATGCAATGGCCTTCCCTTCTGCTTTTGACAGTTTAATTTTAACctctatgttttcttttttgagagCCTGTTTGGCTAATCTGTCCACTCTTTCATTCCCAAGGATGCCCACATGTGCTGGGACCCACATTAACATCACCTCAGTGCCCCCTCTCTTCACCCTTGTGTACAACTCCAATATTTCATAAACAATTTCTTGATGATTTTTAACTATTCCATCCTTCAAGCTGTGCAGTACAGCTGAAGAATCACTACATATAATAGCTTTCTTGACTTTGGCTTTCTCCACCCATTCTATCGCCATCTTAATTGCATACATTTCAACCGTATACACACTAAGGAAGCTTGATGTCCTCTTGCTTATACCTAAATTATGACTAGGAACTGCCACTGCAGAACCAGTCCTATTGAATACAGGGTCTTTGGATCCATCAGTGTAGATTTGCACATAATCTTTATATTTCCTTTCAATATACTCATAAAATTCTTCTACCAAatctacatttttctttttttccttaactTGCAGTAATTGTAGATCTACTTCTACTGGCTCTAATGCCCACACTGGGGTTGTAGGCCATACTACTGCTGGGCAGAACTCTTGCTCATATACCCCTAATTCTTTTGCCATTAAGTCTCCTGTCCATCCAAAACTTGATTTTTGATCATTCTCCCTTTCCCAACATGTTTGCAACACTCTTTTAGTTGGATGTTTGTCACCATGTCCTGCCAAATTCATCCAATAGTTCACACAAAGTAGTTTCCTACGTATATAAAGTGGCATTTCTGCTGCCTCAACTTGTACCGAACACACTGGTGATGTTTTAATTGCACCTATACAGATTCTGAGGGCCCTATTCTGAATCACATCTAATGCCTTTAATGTGGCTTTTGCAGCAGAACCATATACTACACTCCCATAATCCAGCCTAGATCTGATGAGAGCTACATATATATACTTTAGTGCTACTACATCTGCCCCCCAGTCCCGTCCTATTAAACATCTCATTACATTAATaacttttttgcatttatccACTATATTTCTAATATGTTCTTTCCATGTGAGTCTGGTATCAAATTGAACACCAAGGAACCTGAAAGATTGAACTATTTCTAATTTATTTCCATACATTTTGAGGTCTGAATTTCCTCTATTTATCTTTCTTGTAAAAAACattgcttttgtcttttcaaCTGAAAACTTAAATGCCCACTTCCTCCCCCACATCTCAACTTGATTTATCCCCTCTTGTAACTTTTGCACAACATGGTTccagtttctccctctcttccataATGCCccatcatctgcaaacagcGACCTCCCTAAGTCTGACGGCACATTTGCAAATatatcattaatcattattGAAAATAGCAACGGACTCACTACACTCCCCTGTGGTGTACCATTTTCTACTTCATATTTACTGGACATTTCACTTCCTATCTTTACTTGAATGCTTCTTTTGTTCAAGAAATCCATCACCCAATTAAATATATTGCCTCCCACACCCATTTTGTGTAACTTTATTAGTAGCCCTTCCCTCCATAACATATCATACGCTTTCTCAACAtcaaaaaacactgctgctacTGTTTCTTTATTACATTGGGCTTTCCTTATTTCATCTTCTAGACATACTATTGGGTCTACCGTCCCCCTCCCTTTCCTAAAGCCACTTTGCCATCCAACAATTATGCCCTTCTTTTCAACAATGTACATCAATCGTTCATTCACCATCCTCTCCATAACTTTACATAAATGTGATGTTAATGCTATTGGCCTATAGTTGGTTGGTTGACTTGCATCTTTCCCTGGTTTCCTTATAGGGACTATGACTGCCTCTTTCCAGATTTTTGGAATTCTACCTTCCTTCCATACTTTATTGTACAGCATCAACAACTTTTCTAGGCTCCTTTCACTTAAGTGTTTAATCATTACATAACATATCTTATCCTTCCCTGGTGCAGTCATACCAGCTTTAGTCAATGCTCTTTTTAACTCTCCAATGTTAAATGGGATACTCTGTTCATCccctgtatttttcttttttcttaaaataccTATATTTTCAGACTTTGTTTCATCTCTGccccttcttccctcctctgACAAATTACTAGAACTATGCACCTTAACAAAAGTTCTCACTAGTAACTCCgccttttctttattatttactgCTACTTCACTTCCCTGTGTGAGAACTGGGTAACTCCAATCTCTTCTATCCCCTCCCATCTTTCTAATCATGCCCCACACCTCACCTACTTGAGTTGCGTTCCCTATTGAGTCACAAAATTGTCTCCAATATTTCCTTTTTGCTTGTCTTATTGTCCTCCTTACCACTGCTTGCTCTTTTTTATATTCTACCATATGTTGATAATTATGTGTTCTTTTCAACACTTTAAATGCCTTATTTCTATTTCTCACTGCATCTTTACATTTCTCATCCCACCAGGGTACTGCTTTCCTGTTCCCTCTTCCTTTGCTCTTAGGGATGGATCTCAGTGCAGCTGTTCTAATACCTTTCCTTATTTCTTCCTCCATTGTTTCTAAGTCCATGTTATCATTAACCTGACTCAGATATTCATCACATTCTTTTTCAAATATGTCCCATTTAGCCTTTTCAAAAATCCACTTCCCACCCCTCTCTACTTCTGACACTGGAGTATCAACTTGAATCCAACATAGTACTGGGTAATGGTCGCTTCCTATTGTTCCCTCCTGATATACTTTCCATTCACATATGGGAGCTATATTATTTGAGGCTATTGTTAGATCTAAAGTTGATTCCTTTCCTGTATTAACATCAATTCTAGTTTTCTTTCCATCATTTAAACAGACTAAGTTCTTTTCATCTAACAAGTCTTCTATTACTTGCCCATTAGCATCTGTTCTTTCACACCCCCACAATGTATTATGTGCATTGAAGTCCCCACACCACACAATATTTGCACTATTTTGCCCTTCAATCTCCTCCAGTTTATTTAACTCTAGTTTCTTACAAGGATTATAGTAATTAACAATACTaaatttcttcctctctgcccaTACTTCTACCACCACATACTCTATGTCTTTCCCAATCCCAGCAACTCTATAAGGGATCCCTTGTTTAATAAATGtcacacatcctcctcctcctctctctttcctgtctctcctgacTGATACATACCcatataaaacaaaatctaGGTGTGGTTTCAACCATGTTTCCTGAATACATAATACGTCTGGTTTTTCTCTCTGGTCATCAATGAACTTCTTAAATTCCTGCCCATTTGCAATCAAACTCCTAGCATTCCACTGGAGTATTaacataattaataataatattacccTACACATGATGTCTCTTGGCTTGCCTGAATATTTAGCTCatctctgatctcctcccacTTCAACCCCCTCATACCCAAATGATGTACTGCTGCTGTGACAATTATTTTAATCCTACCAGTTCTAGTCGGTTCATCTGCTGTTCCATTAATCACTCCTGCAATAAAGGTAACCAAGCTCTTCTTTTCTACCCATGTTTTACTTTTATCCACCTCTGTTCTAGTCACTGTCACTTGGGCTGTATTTTGGTTGTCCTCATTGCGTTTTTCTTGTCCTGCCTtcttcactgctgctgcataAGATACTTTTTCCTTTACTCTGATTTTCTGTATCTCCATTTCTTTCCTCATCACTTCACATCTCCTATATGTTACACTGTGATTCCCTCCACAGTTACAGCACTTTGGCCTCACTCCATCTCCACACTCCCCATACTCATGATCTCCACTGCATTTAGCacatcttctcttttctttacaCACCTTAGCCACATGTCCAAACCCTTGGCAGTTGAAACATCTTAGTGGTTTTGGTATAAATTCCCTTACCCTGTAGCACATAAGCCCAAAGTATACATCCTTTGGTATCACCTTTGCTTCAAATTCTAACAGTATAGTCTCAGTTTCAATTTTCTCAACTCCCCTTGTCATTCTTTTTGCATCTATGACTTTAACTCCCACCCTCAAGTTTTTCTTCAACTCCTTCATGGTAACTGTTAGTGGAATTCCAGTAATAACTCCCTTACATCCATCATCCCTTCGTTCTCCCACTTTGACCACTTTTGCCACTTTGACTTTCCCAACACTCCTCATTACTCTTGCTTTAGCCACCTCCATTTCCGAGTTACATCCAATTAACAGATTACCGTCACCCAAAATTCTTGCATATTTTACCTCTCCCATCTGTGACTGAATGATTTTGGTTAACTTCAAAGGATCCATTTTCTTAACGCCCCCTTCTTCCTCAAATCTTACAATAACATTTATtattcctgctctctcttttctctctcccctctctcctcctccctcactctctgatCCTCCACCTGAGCTACTAGTAGCGTCCTGATTCTGGCGTCTCCTCTTTAatttctttcctctgctccccCTCTCCACCCTTTGCCATTCACTCTCCCTTATCTCACCCTCATCACTAAACATATCACAGATATTATctcccaccacctcctccaagGCTGCCatcctgtcagtgtttgtttggaaCAACAATCCGAATACCGATCCGGACCTATAGCCTACAGGCCGTCGGTCGGTATTCCGAGTCCTTGTTCCCCCAAACACCCACAGATACTGTTACCAAGTCCAGTTGTCCGTTATCCAAAGCCAAAGTCctttatttattccagttttccAAGGTTTCCAGTCAAAAAGTAATTCAAACGCTATCCTACTACCGCCAACCacccgtgtttttttttttttttttctttcttttttagacAGGTCGCctgccaggccaatcagctttttttttttttttttttttttaagtcagagagacaggccaggccaatcagaggccaccaacctgtgaagagatcaagacgtgattggtttgttttgattaacacccgccccaacactcccagtccgttgtaaacaggcagcatgttgaggagggggtgtcgtgACTcgcgtgtgtgtctgaatgtggaggagaggagaggagaggaggcggaagcagtggcggttctgcctatgttgccgtccaaggcgaaattactggcttgtaTGGCAAGCCGTTTGAGCATATATTCAGATATCCCACTAGTTAACTTTTTTTGcactcactagtgacactagtgagtgctactagtgacactagtgaggCCAAAAATAtttactagtgtcactagtgaatGCCAAAAATgctcactagtgtcactagtgatgCCTAAAATATTAACTAGCAAACCACATATGCAACTGacagtgatgattttttttttttttttttaagtatcatCTTTCAGCACCCCAGTTGAAGCATTTagccctcctgttatgttcaaattttctAACATCtcttatgtttggggt encodes:
- the LOC115377034 gene encoding CD276 antigen-like, translated to MKRNIIGILVMSLSLGASLAGQDYEINSTEEVRAVVGENITLPCQTEPPKDLQSLTVEWKNNESYVHLYRNGQDDHDEQHHQYRHRTILSHEDLVKGNLSLKLLHVQLSDQGKYTCAVAKLSEKEKITRGHVSLIAQSQLIGPPQQIVAIVGDDIILPSHLEPAVDAFDMIVEWTRPDLDHRFVLQWYHGWELEHKKHPSYDGRTSLSLGKLTNGDVSLKLSEVKLSDEGKYRCFIPSLDRESIVELVVVQDYVIKSTEEVRAVVGKNVTLPCHTEPPKNLTSLTVVWKKGESFVHLYRHGQDDHDQQHQQYTNRIILSSEDLAKGNLSLKLLRVQQDDQGKYTCAVMKLSNKAMVTSGFVFLIVSDGGEAKNNWSTIKGEKTKLGSGIAVACVILIPGIGVAVYLWKKREARRAAQEPGRGGGDGSTEAAFKAAPPCG